Genomic DNA from Pelosinus sp. UFO1:
ATAACAGAGGCTCCAATCCCACTCAGAACACCCTGTACACCTTGCATTAAAATTTGAGAATTATTTAGTTGCTCGATAAAACCAGTAGAAGCAATCACTAAAAAATTTACACCAGCAATCCAAATTCCCGTTCTTGTTAAGCTATATCCATGAGCCATTTTCGAAACACTATAAACACCAATTAAACTACCAATTAACACTGTCGATACCGCTCTTAAATCATGTTCCACAATAATGCCAAAAAGCAAGGACAAGGCTATGCTAATGACTAGTCCGAGACGAGTATCGATCAAAATAGCAACAAGAAGCGCTCCTGCAGCAATAGGTGCTGAAAAATCAGAATAGTAATGTGCCGCTTTACCTAATAACAATGTTACTAACATAATCAAACCTAGTAACACTAAATACAAATCGTTTTCATAAATTGGATAGGCAAACTTATACATATATCCTAGAATAATAAGCATAGTCGTTAAAACAAAAATAGCCAGTCCAAAAATACGCATTTCATTTACATGCCCTTTAGACAATCCTAATTCTTCCATAGCATGAATTTGTTCTGCAGTAACAAAATCTCCACGCCTGACCATAACCTGTCCCTTTTTTACCGTTTCACGAACAGGCTCAATGCTTGCCATAGCAGACTGCTTGCGTTTATCTGTTTCACGCACGTTTAATATAAGAGTCGGTCGTAATAACGCTTGCCCAATGCCAGCAACGACAGTTTCAGTAGTCTTCCCTAATCCCAGTTCTTCCGTTTCGATAACAATATGTTTCCTTGCTATATCCAAATCGTCATCCCGAATTCCGCGCTGAAAGAATTTACGTAGAATCGCTTTCGACTGTTCTTCCGCATTTGTCATAGCTTTTTCATCAAGAGCGATTAATCCTTGAATTACACTATTAGGTAGGGGAACTGGTAAAACTTTCTGCAATTTTTCTATTTTTTGTTCTGTTGATTCTAATGTTTTGTTAGAAGTAGCCATTCGCGCTTCACTAAAGATCATACTAATACTTTCTTCAGCTTTAGTAATAACAGCAATATCCAAATCATATACGTTGGCTACGCTAGCTAACACTTCATCTTCAAATTTTTTCGTTTTAATTAGGTCTACATAGGCAACAGTTCTTGGCGCAATGACATCACGGTCACTAACTTGTCCTACTTCAAAAGATACTTTTTCTGAAATAAAATCAGATGATAAGATAATCATAAATAAGAGAAAAAATGCTAGGCCTAATACAATCCTTCGTGCAATTGGCCTTGCATATACACTTGTCGGCTGGGCAAAAATCTCTCGTAACTTATTATTTAAAGATATCACTTATTTCAACTCCATCATTTAGAAGCATGAATTCACATGCAACCAGAATGTTAACTCATTTTTTGTGGTAATAAATAACAATATCAGTTTTCCCCATTCCCCAGCGTCCTATTCTTGGCGGTATATCTACGAATCTAACGATATCAACGTCCTTACTATTTATGCCTTTCTACGTTAAGCGGCAATTCATTAATAAAAGAAGAAAGGGCTAGTAAGATACGTTTTGCTATATACTGCAAAACGTGAGCCCTTCCAACATCTTAGCAATGAATCAACAACAATGCACTCATTCACTGTATATTACTATCATACTTTGTGGTTATATTGACAAGTTCTCCAATATCTTCCACGGTTTCAACACTTACTTTAACACGTACCAGATTTTTCTCAGGCATTTGCAATACTTCAATGTTCCTTGATAGCACATGCGCTGTTTCGGGGATCAAAGATTGTAATGCTGTCAAAGCTTTAATTTTTCCTTGCTCTTTTGCTTCTTCTATACCTATCTCAACTTTCTTGGACTTCAATTCATGATATGTACTTATAATAGATTCGACAGCAAGGTCATGATTCCTCCACCAAGATAGCTTTTTATTGAAAACCTCAACTTCAACTAATTTTTCTGGTTTATCTTCCACTGTTTTTAATAAGAATTCCTGTTGTCCTATTCGTAAGGCTACACCAATCTCTTGTTGTCCTGTTCGCTCATAGATAGTTGTAACCAACTCCGACTCTCCATAACTCTCGTACCACACACGAGCTTTTATAATTCCATTTGCCCTAACCAATTGAGGAGGTACTTTGGCAGTTTCCGGCACATCCACTGGACCTTCGTAACTAATTCCTTTTATTAATAAATCCCCTTTTTTAACGGTCTCCCCCTTTTTAACAATACTTTGACCCGTTAATGGAATAATTTCCGTAATGACACCGTCTTTTTGTGCAATAATATTGGCTGGCGCCTTGTCTTGGGTTTTCTGCATTGTTTTTTCCACTACTTCTACTACTGCATGAATACCTGTAAAACTAATTCCTACCCAAGCAACTTCCGGTATTGTCACTGCTATTTGATTTTCAATCTGCTTTATTGGGATGGTATCTTTAAGCGCGCCTGGCTTTAATCCACTTTCGTATACAATTTCCCTAATTCGCTGAATAGGGATAGATTTAGCACCTGTAATGTCAATAAA
This window encodes:
- the yqfD gene encoding sporulation protein YqfD: MIRNMFHFISGTVKVKVSGTMPEKFINLCVIQNIPLWGLTKNSKGLFVCMSLEHFFSIRPLVRQSRNHIKVVGYSGLPFLTRKVKRRKMMVIGAAVSLLVLNTLVSYIWFIDITGAKSIPIQRIREIVYESGLKPGALKDTIPIKQIENQIAVTIPEVAWVGISFTGIHAVVEVVEKTMQKTQDKAPANIIAQKDGVITEIIPLTGQSIVKKGETVKKGDLLIKGISYEGPVDVPETAKVPPQLVRANGIIKARVWYESYGESELVTTIYERTGQQEIGVALRIGQQEFLLKTVEDKPEKLVEVEVFNKKLSWWRNHDLAVESIISTYHELKSKKVEIGIEEAKEQGKIKALTALQSLIPETAHVLSRNIEVLQMPEKNLVRVKVSVETVEDIGELVNITTKYDSNIQ
- a CDS encoding HD family phosphohydrolase yields the protein MISLNNKLREIFAQPTSVYARPIARRIVLGLAFFLLFMIILSSDFISEKVSFEVGQVSDRDVIAPRTVAYVDLIKTKKFEDEVLASVANVYDLDIAVITKAEESISMIFSEARMATSNKTLESTEQKIEKLQKVLPVPLPNSVIQGLIALDEKAMTNAEEQSKAILRKFFQRGIRDDDLDIARKHIVIETEELGLGKTTETVVAGIGQALLRPTLILNVRETDKRKQSAMASIEPVRETVKKGQVMVRRGDFVTAEQIHAMEELGLSKGHVNEMRIFGLAIFVLTTMLIILGYMYKFAYPIYENDLYLVLLGLIMLVTLLLGKAAHYYSDFSAPIAAGALLVAILIDTRLGLVISIALSLLFGIIVEHDLRAVSTVLIGSLIGVYSVSKMAHGYSLTRTGIWIAGVNFLVIASTGFIEQLNNSQILMQGVQGVLSGIGASVITTGLLPYLENAFNITTPLKLLDLAQPNHPLLQRLLLDAPGTYHHSVLVGNLAETAAGSIDADPVTVRVGAYYHDIGKIKRPYFFVENQVVNENPHDKIAPSLSTLIVTSHIKDGVDLCRDYKLPQVIVDIVQQHHGTMLVSYFYKRATENEHSECIIEADFRYEGPRPQSKEAALIMLADACEAAVRSIGKPNVNRIEATVRKIIRERLHDGQLDECNVTLKDLNVIGDVFIRVLSSMFHTRIEYPETLKELERRKTKNGSSNKQCSGKDDSNTSNGADSDCSTK